Below is a genomic region from Rhododendron vialii isolate Sample 1 chromosome 5a, ASM3025357v1.
TGTCAATCATTCTCAATTATTAAAATACCAACCCAAGAGGTTGGCAATGTAGGCAcgagaaagcaataagtgttTGACCAATCATGAGGTCGCATATTCGAACCCCACGGAGGCCAATCATCCCAAATCTTGGGGCCACTGGAAGTTATGCCCGATCGTTACCTTAAGAGtcccggaattagtcgaggtgcacgcaaGTTGGCTCGGGCTGCCATTTatctaaaaaattattaagatacTACAAATCATGGTAagcaatttggaaaaataacaGGCAAGTGTTAAACACATTCTGTATAATAAAGCACCGACAATCTAACCAATATTTATTAGGTATATATAAAGCATCTAAACATCCAGTTGGGGGGTTTGGAAAATTGATAAACAACGTTTGACCATCTCTTCATGTTATATGTTatattttgataactcaggtatgAGCATCTCGACTAATCATGTGGATTAATTCCAATGCCTATTTGTGGGGTTTCAATTAATGCCAATGCAAAAAACACTGTATGAAATGGCTCTAAAGAAGTTAATagcatttaaaaaattttgaatctgAGACCCAGCTCAAGCGAAAAATAATCTCTAAATCTCAAAGCTTAACCTCTTTGCCGACCCCTTTTCATCTCTTCATGTTATAGAGGCTTAATTTGTTGATTACtcgggtttttgttttttctttcatgtGGAGCTATTTCTTGTGTTGACTGTtgagattatatatatatacacacacacacacttgtcTTTCTTGATTTAATCCCCTTTGTATTGAAAGGGAAATAAAGAGAGCACCAACATTTGAGAGACTTAAAGAAGGATGGGGATGGCCCTTGGGGTTGAGGTCTTAAACTTTGGGGTTTAGGCCATGTTCCGCTAAGGCAAATAAGTAaggttattttttgaattaaaaatgatatATTATGAAAGAATGATCTATTCTGTAAAATAGGAAattagtacttaaaaaataagatttttagcAGAATGGGGCCCTCCCGGTGGTTCATTCATCTGACCGTAAACTAGAGCCACTTTTGATTCTGCAATATTTTGTTCATTAATCACTCCAGtttctttcatttccttgtaaagATCATTTCCTTCACGTTCACCTACTCCGCCAAATACAGATACACCTCCATGAGCTTTGGCAATATTGTTAATCAATTCCATAATGAGTACTGTTTTACCCACTCCAGCCCCTCCGAATAATCCAATTTTTCCTCCACGGCGATAAGGGGCTAAAAGATCTACTACTTTAATTCCTGTTTCAAAAATCGATAATTTTGTCTCTAACTCTATAAAGGCGAGCGCAGATCTACGAATAGGAGATGTGCGAGTATCTAGAGGACCTAAATTATCAACAGGCTCTCCAACCACGTTGAAAATTCGTCCGAGAGTCGGTGGAGCCTGACTCCATTCgaagttttcaaattcaaaatttctcaGGTACTATCAACTTTTTGGAGCCAGTCCTTATAGAGCTAACTTTTTGGGATCTTCACAAGTAAACTGTGGGATTGATTCCTCGAAATCGTTAAAAATGGACGTAAGCTGGTCTCATCATCCAAGTTATAAAATAGACTCGAACTCTTAAACTATACAGGGAGAAGTAGAGGCAATGTCACTTTCGTCTAGTACAAAGGCACAATCCGCGGCTTAAGTCAGATGCATATTAGTTGTCTCATTTCGAAAAATTAGGTAGGAAAATAAGTAAGGTATGAGAtggaaaaaaactaaactaaattaaactaaacaagACAACATACGACGACGACACTCTTGGAACTTCTTACGCTGAGCTACGCACAATCGTTTTACACATGATCAGAGTCGGCTCTGATTGTATGAGGGCCTAAACCAAATATTAAAGATAGGTCCCTTTTTGTTTGAAAAGTGGGAACTGACGGAGAACCGATGGGCGTGTAGGGCCCACTCCGGATCTTGCACGAATGATCTGtaccgttcaataatttttataaaaaaaaaaaaaaaccaaatggagacatgaaaaatcagctcaatccgatatgtttagatgcttgatctaattttccattttttatccAATATGTTCAagcccactcttttttttaaaattattgaacaactcAAATCATCCGTGTGAGACCCGAAGTAAGGCCCGCACGCCGGTCGGTTGCCCTTAGATCCCTATAGTGGGACTCCTTTTTGTTAGACTATTACAAAGTAGGAAGCCTCCTaatatttgtaaatttttttgtgacCCAAAGCAGCCGCACCTTTGAGTTCTACTTCAGGGCTGGCTTTGCATGTGATGGAGATATATTTATGTGTGCAATTATAAGGGAAATCCAACCTGGTGGAGTTGATTTCCGGGACTATTAAAGAACCTGTACCAAGAAGTAAGGGACCGGTCTGGTTCAGTTACTATCTGTTCCGCTACCTTAGAAAATTCAAATGTGTAAAGGAATTAAAATTCTATTTTGCCACTCGTTATGAGATCATACAAGGATTTTGTTAGAAATCGCCGTTAAGACTGTGGTTATTataaagttttaaaaatatataccccctctgtccctaaataagtgttccatACGAAAACAAGcgcgattttcaaaaaaaaaaatttactttcgtgtataatattttcaatttcttctCACTAAATTAAAGATCTAATTGATcgagttctttaatttggtgcgaagaaattgaaaaaattattcatggaagtacattttttttgttgttgaaaataTCACGTCTTTTCGTAaggacacttatttagagagTATTCAGTTTTATTGCATGGACTTTCAAAAGAATATCTACTTGTTTGTAGTAAATAAGTCCCTTTAGCATTTGGCTTGTTTGATTAGCCatcttatttgtttgtttattttgattTCCTAACTAGTCTAGTTTGTGCATCTGAATAATTAAAGAAGTTCtttttataattatatatactcccgattttgattttattttcttgtatggAATACAATTGTATACAACAAAGAGGAATCCGATTTTTAATGccatgagaaaaataaaaaataagcaaaaaagaagGTGGACAGAAAAACTTATTAGATACCATCTACTCTGGTCTAATAAGTTTAGACTACTATTAGTTTGAAATAATAACTCCCGCCATAAGAAAGCAATACTCTAACCACTAAGGTAAGCAGGCCATTTCTCATTCCAAAGAGAATCGAACCAAATGGGACCTAATGTATCGGTGGATTATAAATACCATATTCCTTATAAGCAATACAAAAATACTATAAATAAGCAAATACCAATCAACCTGGCCGCTACTATGGAGTATTTCGTATGAAAAACTTAAAAACTCATCGTTTTTCAGACATTATTGTTGTGAAACTATATTGTCTTACTTATTGTAAAGTTCATTCTTGGAATCAATAACCATCAATATTTCTTCAAGATaacattattatatatatatatatacacacacacacacaccaaaaatcaatcattctcatttttcaattagACCAACATACTCAAAgagctaaaaaaaatgaacggttagTATCAGTTAGGCCCTTAGGTGTGTTTGTTCTTATTGTCTGATCTGGGTTTTGACCCGCAGGTGTTTCGGGCTTTGCCCATTAGATGTTCTGGGCTTGTCCCATCAGGTGTTCATCCAATTTTTGTCGGATTCCCCTTCCCTATCCCCCAACTTCATGTACCCCTtgtcaagtttcttaataaaattatgttgcctatcaaaaaaaaggaACCATTCGACGGGTAAAACACTTACAGCAGGACCCAGGCTCTTAATTAAGGCGTTTCACTAACacctgtctcgtaaagtaaaaaataaatacctaAAATCTCGATGGCAGAGGCAAACTACATTGGATTAACTCGATTGACTCGTACTTTACCTGCCACTCAGGGTGGTTCTTTCCATATTGTCATATTTAAATTACACCTTCCTAGAGTTCGAACTTCCCCAGACGTCTTCCTATCATTCTTGATATTCAATTATAGGAGTAATAACTATGGATTATTACATAACTCTATTTTTATACTGTCCAAATTTGAATACAATCGTGTTTAGAGCCATTTAATTTAACGAGAATTTTATAGGTCACACAAATCGGAAAGGCTCCAGAAATATCATTGCCGAAAATTGTTTTCAGAGTGCGCATAAGTAAGTCCTAACACCTGATTATCAACAATGTTAAATCCAGACGTCTAGATGTGTGTACCCCAAGCATTTTTTCAATTCATTAACAAATGCATAAAGGATGTGTTAGTAGATGCATAACATATTCAAAGGGATCGAATTGTCTGTCAGTCCAGCTCTTGTCTTATTCCAAAACCAACTTAAACACCATTGAGAAAACGAAAAACTtcagcctttgcatatataaaAGTCCAACCGAAAAACTCTCAAATCTCACGCGaagtcaactctctctctctctctctctctctctctctctctctctctctctctctctctctctctctctctctctctctctctctctctctcaagtatatagccatgatgatgatgagagagagggagttgcAATAAGAAacaaagggaaaggaaaagctAGCAAGGCAGAAAGAGTGGGAAAGAGAAGGTTGATCTAGCTATTTGTTCCAGAGGTCACAGGAGGACGATTTTTTCTCTAATTGCACCAAAAGTGGGATTGGTTACGTGAAGCAATAATAGATCTacagagatatatatatagaggtaAATCTCCATCGAATGTTTCGTTTATTTCTTTCCCAAAAATTTGAGGCCATGTTGAAgattctttgttcttgttttcgCATCTGATCCCATTTTCAGGTTATTAGATATTGCACATTGAGGGGAATCCAAATTATTACTCCAAAAAGTCCAAATAATTTTCAAGACTAAGGTCATGTAATTAGAAAGTTTGAAAATCGACATGACTTTGGTATCTAGTGAAATCGACGTGAGTTTCTCTACGATCAATGTTGTTAAGGAGTTTAAAAAGGTGACAAGGTCtggaaacacaaaaaaaaaaaaaaaaaaaaaaggacctgACAATGGCCCACAATAACTCCCCAGACGCCGGTCGAGTCTGGAGAGAAATTTCTGCCTCTGAAATTAATAAATGAGAAAAACTTGTTGCCCAGCTGTGCGGTAAACAAGTGTTTACATCACTTAATCGAGACTGTCCAAAAGTATTCTGGACAGtctggattttaatgaaatttttttgaggaGGAGTTAATTGTGAttggtcataattgaaaacgaatctcaatCATTAATTGTGCGAATAGACGGCTGAGATTGATTGATACTGTAAATAACGTGTTTACAGCACAACTAGAAACAAGATAATCTCTTAATAAATACTGTAGTTGCTACTAGATTAACTAATCCAATTCAAAGAACTTCTCCCTTTGAAATTATTCCCTtcgtctcattttgtttgttcactttttaACTTCTCATtgtcccaaattatttgtccaattttaaaAGACCAAGGAAGAAATCTTATAAAAATACGATTTTacccttctctctttcttgaaTTGATGTAACAAGTACAATTTGAATAAAGGGCATTTGTGAAAAATTTAGTTATAATGACTGTGTCTCTTAATAAATTGGATTTTTCTAATTAGACAAATAAATCAGGACAAAAGaagtaaaaatcatttttctatgGTCATGGGAAATGATCTTTTTTTCTAACATTTAATGAGATTCCATGAACGTGAACAGGGTGGCGATTCAACGGTTCAAAACTATCTTTCGAGCCCCTGGTGCATGGGAAATCAAAATCGACATTCATTTCGTCTGCCCTAAATTATCCAGATTCCTCTCCGACTCCTAGCTAGCTAGTAGCAGTACAGGTGCTATATAGGAGTGCATATTaggagagcgagagagagacaaagagcGCCAGCGCGATCATGTACGCGAGCAACCCATGGGGAGGGCCGATGGAGATAGTAAACGGCGGGGACACGACGGAAGACGAGCGGAGCCGGAACCTGACGACGGAATGGGACCGGGCATCGGTAATGCACCAGTACCAACACCACGGCGCGTTGGACGAGACCCAGCAGAGCTGGCTCCTCGGCCCGCctgaggagaagaagaagaagaagtacgTGGACCTGGGGTGCGTCGTGTGCAGCCGGAAGCTGCTCAAGTGGACGATGTGGCTGTTCGCGCTCGCGTTCTTGGTCATCGCGCTCCCGGTCATCATCGCCAAGACGATCCCCAAGCACAAGCCCCACGAACCTCCTCCGGACGAGTACACCGCCGTCCTCCACAAAGCCCTCATGTTCTTCAACGCCCAAAAATGTacgtacctctctctctcttaattttttatttttgttcgtTTATTCTGAAAGAAAAAATGATCTTGTAtgacaaagaaaaggaaaattgatAGGAGTGTTTGAATATGGCAATGACaaacttaaaagaaaataatggtTCATATAATAAAATCTCAAATCAAGAATTCTGCAGATATCTATGGGACTTAATTTACCAAAACCTTGAAAAAACACGTTGGGAGTTTGCCGTATTGACCCGTAACGTTCATGCCAAAATCCTTAGACTAACCTCGTGGCTTTTCATCTGTATATGTTTATGCCCTTCGCCGTCTTGATTTGGCGTCTCTTTGTCAAACCTCCACGCTTTTAGCAAGACATTTACACAAATCATCTATCATAAGCGTAGAAAATTTAGATCGTCGAAACTGTTGGATTTACCATAAAACTTTGTCCCTTTGGATGATACGGGTAGCAAAGAATAAACTGTACGtccatttcttttaaaaatgtatcaacttttacccactaactttttaaaatgaatacTTGAGTGAcagttcaaaataaaatactgggcCGTAAAAATAGGCAAAGCAACTTCCATAATATACTTCGAATGAGAAAGAACGGAAAGATTAGATATCAGATGCTCTTTGGACTAAAAATGTCTAGTTGGGGTATCTTTTCTCAAACTTTTATTAGTTTGTctcacagtttttttttcttcctttttggattTCTCTTGACATGAAACGTTATCACCAAGAATTAAAAAACATCTTAATAAAGGAAATACGAATTTATTACATACTTTTATTAGGTAATACTTTTTCAGAAATTATCACGTacatttattaaattaatatttCAAATCTTCTTTCTAAAATTattcatatttgttttctttttttaagttcTCTCAACGAGTGAAATCCAAAAAATCATACTATATTTTacaaaagaatataaaattattaattaatttagTAAAAAAACATTGCCTTACTGTCTTATTGCGTTGGTAACCCTAATCTTGTTTTTTAAACTAATTAATTGATCCCAGGCCACTAATTCTTTCCAAGATGCAGACACCACTCCAAAACCTTACCAGCCCTTGACATATGAACTACTAATATAttagtttttattattattgggAATTCGACtcaacaataaataaataaattcatctGTTTTTAAATGACATAGAGATAGTTGACTTTGCCACTCATTTCCCACACATCCCTATTTTATTGATTCCCTATAACTTCCCTTGGGATGGAACTCCTCGGATGCCAGCAAAATCTTCCCCAAGCTAATAatcattttaattttggttAGTTGGATTGATTAATTaagtaacaaaaaaggaagtggatCCTCTCGCGTCTAAGCGGACAGTTGAAATCTTGATCGTTCAATGCTGCAATCAATAATTCAGATCTGTTCAGAAACTCTTCGCGTGAATAATTGAATTCTTCTCACTAAGAATTTGAGAACTATCGATTTTTCTAATGTGTGGCCTAGATTATGATTGTTTCCTTTGGTCTGGACCGGAGAGGCTCCGAAacctaaaaaaaatggattaaaACCTGAAAAGTGACTTGGGGAAGGCCTATATTAACTCGTGCCACCTCATCACGTGGGAAACCAGGGATGGCGGCACTTGTTTCGAAGGGTCAAAATCAGGAATTGTGGGATTCGTCCGCCTTTGCCGTGTTGCCTGCGTTGGTCTGCACGTTTGCCAAAGGAAATTAACTATGGAAGAGAGAACGAGGGAGGAAGTGGGCAAAGGTTGACTTAGGATTAGGTTACCGATCATGTTAGAACCTAGTTGTCTTTGATACATGGAAAATGTTATGAAACATGAAAAAAAGTCTCCACGAAAGtgcacataaaaataaaaatgaatggCTCGTATTTACAATTGTGTGAATCTGAAATGAAATGAATGGCTGTGAATCTAATCAGCCATTCATTTTACTTTCACGTACACATTCACGGAGACTTTTCTGGTTTCCTATCAACTTATCAAGCCTCTTGATACATTGGTCACTTATGTTACGTAGATGATCGAAGAATATACCCTTTTGTCACATATGTCTCATTTTAAATGCTCTCTACTAAAAATCGTGCAACTTTgatcccaaaataaaatattttggaaaatattttgtcTACATTTTTTGCCCCCGTTCAAAAGTACTAGATattttgaacggtgcaaaaatgcttaaaaaaatatttccaaatATACATTTTTTCTGAAGTCAAAATGCATGACTTTTCGTGACGAACATTAAaaataggacggagggagtatcttagTATACAATAATGACAACAGACTTTGATATTCGAAAAATCTTATTAGTGATAGCCATAGCATTACTCTAATGTTATAGGGTAGGCAGGTCGGACCAAACTCATGCCCAATTTGGTTTCTGTCTAATAGATTATCAATGTGGAAAACTAACTTGAACTAacatatttaccaaaaaaaaatccaaacttgCACTATCTACAATCAAAATTTACGTGAAATATAAAATGACTGTTTAAGTTTCAACTCATACTCTGTCTGTCCATCCATCTTTCTTGCATAAATGTATTTTATTCATGTAGTTATTGATGTTCATTTAAGCGGCATTTTCACATGCCCGATTGTTTTTACGAGCCTTGCACTATAAACACTTAAACAGTTCCAAATGGCTTGTTTAGATTAGGAAGGAGCCGGCACAAGGGCCATAACTAAGTTGGAGTCCCGTCCGTCACAGAATAGTTTTGATCAAAATTGTCGGGATTATTTCCCCTAATCAATCCCATCCGCAAACGGAAGCGTAATCGGAAAAATTAAATACGCAATAAACAAGGCACAATGAGAACAACCAATATTACGTGGTTTTCCAAATTCGAATACGTCCACGGGAGACAGAAAGCAATTTCTACTATCACCAAAGATTTACTAGGGTTTACTAAGAGATCAAAGATCTCACAAACACCCTATCCAACAACCTAcaaccaaaatggaaaaatctTACCAAATACTCTCCAACACAGCTGGAAATGAAAGCCCGAAACTGagatcaaaacagccccaaatgTCCCCAACAAGCCGCCACAAATTTGCTTCAGTTGAGAGGACCAATGGTTGCCCTGTAGCTTTCCCTTTTCCACCGAGAACAAACTGATGCACTCCCTTCTCTATCTCCACCGAGATCACCAACACACAGTCACACACAATGCAcctctctgtttcttttttttttcttctctctcacacCCTTTTCGGCTGCTACTTACCAGGAGacaaaaacccttttttttatagtaGCGATAATGCTATTTACACAACAATCTAAACACAACAATTTACACAATTTCTCACATGCATGTGGAGCCTACATATAATAGTATGTGTGAACCCCACATGTATGTAAGAAATTGTATTTgatattgtgtttgaattattgtatgagtatcatttttatttttttagcttCTAAGAGAAGCTAAGTTACTCATGTGTCAAACATGTGCCAAATGGTGTGTAGAAACTTCCACAAAAAGCCCACCAATTAATCTATTTGGGCCAAACACTATTGGGCTATTTTCATAggcaaaaacccaacaaaacttTGTTTGTACTAAgcctcgttcggctaaataaacttactaacttattttttttgtccttatttattttttttcgtatttattagtttttcgtcaattttttggagattattgcatcgtcatgacaagaggaatctaaaaagtaaaaaattacgattaaaacttaatttttttcaataaagacaaaaataagccaataagccaattttttcttctttattcaaaaaacaattGAATACAATTAGCTGCCTCATCTGTTGAAAGCAATGTAATCGATGAACCTATCATTACAATCTTTTTTAATCAGCAAGGAAAGATAGACAATAAGAAGACATGTAATGATTATATCCTACATTCAAATTTAATGCCTATCATTTCTACTATTACCCCCTATATTCTACCTTTGTATTGCTTTACAACACTTTTATTCACTTGCGAGGGACACTTTTCTAAACATCATCAAATTTCTCTTTCCATTTTTGGAAAGGACCAACATTTTGTAACAATCCAAAATGCAATAATGGACAAGGCTGATTCTGCTaaggtgcttattttttaagtacttatttttcgcttaaCAAAACATGACATTCTTTCACAATTCAtcatatttaattcaaaaaataagtagtacttatttttcaacacACTATTGGGCCAAACACTATTGGGCTATTTTCATAGGCAAAAGCCCAACAAAACTTTGGTTGTACTAACTTCTGAAAATAGTTTTCAACGAATAGTGAACAATTAGTTGCATCATCTCTGTTGAAAACAATGTAATCGATGAACCTATAATTACAATCTTTTTTAATCAGCAAGGAAAGATTGATCATAAGAAGACATGTAATAATTATACCTACATTCAAATTTAATGCCTATCATTTTTACTATTACCCTCCTATATTCTACCTACGTATTGCTTTACAACACTTATATTTTTACTTGTGAGTGACAGTCTTCCAAAAATCAtcaaatttctcttttcatttttggaaaGGACCAACATTTTGTAACAATCCAAAATGCAATAATGGACAAGGCCCATtctgctaagattcttattttttaagtatttatttttcgctttacgagacatgtcattcattcacaatatatcacatttgattcaaaatataagtagtacttatttttcaatacaccctaacaatt
It encodes:
- the LOC131327823 gene encoding ATP synthase subunit beta, chloroplastic-like, yielding MANQTSQMLKGLIYYKQAPPTLGRIFNVVGEPVDNLGPLDTRTSPIRRSALAFIELETKLSIFETGIKVVDLLAPYRRGGKIGLFGGAGVGKTVLIMELINNIAKAHGGVSVFGGVGEREGNDLYKEMKETGVINEQNIAESKVALVYGQMNEPPGGPHSAKNLIF